Proteins encoded in a region of the Streptomyces sp. NBC_01471 genome:
- a CDS encoding 2-keto-4-pentenoate hydratase gives MTADETTTGPEPLGTATVDELAARLDAAQTSRTGTPSLADTHTFGIDDAYAVQGALLARRQARGELITGVKLGFTSKAKMAQMGVSDVIVGRLTDAMRIADGDDAALARFIHPKAEPEVAYRLCRDVDLADPLTDIETCVDAMAPAIEIIDSRYQDFRFTYGDVVADNTSAAGYVIGPWRPFGETANRAVLLRTGTAEVTGSTAAILGDPVHALHALLGMCRRRSIPLRAGHVVLAGAATAAVPLAAGVTTCDVAGLGSVSLRGVR, from the coding sequence GTGACCGCGGACGAGACCACCACCGGCCCGGAGCCCCTCGGCACCGCCACCGTGGACGAGCTGGCGGCGCGGCTCGACGCGGCGCAGACGTCCCGGACCGGCACACCGAGCCTCGCCGACACCCACACCTTCGGCATCGACGACGCGTACGCGGTCCAGGGGGCGCTGCTGGCCCGCAGGCAGGCGCGCGGCGAGCTCATCACCGGGGTGAAGCTGGGCTTCACCAGCAAGGCCAAGATGGCCCAGATGGGCGTGTCGGACGTGATCGTCGGCAGGCTGACCGACGCGATGCGGATCGCCGACGGCGACGACGCGGCGCTGGCCCGCTTCATCCATCCGAAGGCCGAGCCCGAGGTCGCGTACCGGCTCTGCCGTGATGTGGACCTGGCCGACCCGCTGACGGACATCGAGACCTGTGTGGACGCGATGGCGCCCGCGATCGAGATCATCGACTCCCGGTACCAGGACTTCCGGTTCACCTACGGCGATGTGGTCGCGGACAACACATCGGCGGCCGGCTATGTGATCGGGCCCTGGCGCCCGTTCGGCGAAACGGCCAACCGCGCGGTCCTGCTGCGCACCGGCACGGCCGAGGTGACCGGCTCCACGGCCGCCATTCTCGGCGACCCCGTGCACGCGCTGCACGCGCTGCTCGGCATGTGCCGCCGCCGGAGCATCCCGCTGCGGGCCGGCCACGTCGTGCTCGCGGGCGCGGCGACGGCCGCGGTCCCGCTGGCGGCGGGCGTCACCACGTGCGACGTCGCCGGGCTCGGCTCCGTGTCGCTGAGGGGGGTCCGATGA